Proteins encoded in a region of the Salvelinus sp. IW2-2015 linkage group LG27, ASM291031v2, whole genome shotgun sequence genome:
- the LOC111953552 gene encoding uncharacterized protein isoform X1 → MDSTPTIGELFHTLCEMGFSEEQIQSAVQAGHFSVPDAAEWLLQGENLRHKLVKNPSQPVSTAFAAFNPPKDAGSSCPPSTSHSQTSPNDSRGPSLVLGPTQPTSPSTDTPPLESRIRQDKSDFQEQQRMRVANEARNERRQKKQERELVLKRIAEDRRSLQEKKTQPSASTETTSPPGSSQGQRLGGTVQTSVDNNCILMIRLPSGESMRERFPADAPLRSVMEHISGRYPSLASFSLLQGFPRKRFGEAELACSLRSLGLTPNAALCIQTTPPETPQDPASPAARLLLGQEEVVVPPPALPQPQIPELEEEGMEDPARPSPLPHQLWEEAVGYAGIPGVGPPMTGPSHSWGRGQKLNPGDAEEAASSDDEEMPEGGREPPFFLNADMPRLPFFPENRLRGVLEPRHHWPDQGNRLRCKRGCVSPREGVAEDPAVEPEEAAGCVVPGAAGQAAVERLQRAAQDDPQATQGHPSPPKKPFRTPSVPSLCVMATRATVNLMTAPSMQYSSSLSCLTPELAELLLSHMSRERLLRPRTLELFFGCPMQKFVLNCYPYSTNELLRQLRAFTALKHLSLVNSPLITDAGLSVLCSLLKLQHLNLASCSKLTDSCLQHITGLKSLSFLSLDQTKVSDVGMVLYLQSAPSTLTQLSLNQTSITEATLAALPACVPQLRLLSIKHTKVSDVSALAELPSLQTLYLDGTAVREGSLEHLATHSALSALSVAGISVADGNNVLQIISGLRLTQLTLPGRHSVTDAGLAFLSRLSLLSELDLTDYTYVTDQGVTQLATMTRLKRLSLSNTQVTDAGLPSLRCLQELLELCLDRTAVTSRGVAALVTGLPHLQVLSLASTQVGDTVVRRGLVHCVQLFKLNLSRTRITDHGLKFLKCMCLTQVNLDGSGVTLLGIANLVASCPHITSIRASNPRAIPPDQVSDDNDGDNQ, encoded by the exons ATGGATTCCACTCCG ACTATCGGAGAGTTGTTCCATACCCTGTGTGAGATGGGCTTCAGTGAGGAGCAGATCCAGTCTGCCGTGCAGGCAGGACACTTCTCAGTGCCTGATGCAGCTGAGTG GCTTTTacaaggtgaaaatctgaggcACAAGCTGGTCAAAAATCCATCCCAGCCAGTTTCAACGGCGTTCGCTGCATTTAACCCTCCCAAAGATGCGGGGAGCTCTTGCCCCCCAAGCACATCACACTCACAGACATCGCCCAATGACAGTAGAG GCCCCTCTTTAGTCCTGGGACCCACGCAACCCACCAGCCCATCCACAGACACCCCACCGCTGGAGTCACGTATCAGGCAGGACAAGAGTGACTTTCAGGAGCAGCAGAGGATGCGTGTGGCCAACGAGGCCAGGAACGAGAGGAGGCAGAAGAAACAG GAGCGTGAGCTGGTGCTGAAGCGTATTGCTGAGGACCGGAGGAGCTTACAGGAGAAGAAGACCCAGCCGAGCGCCTCCACTGAGACCACGTCCCCCCCTGGCAGCAGCCAAGGCCAGAGGCTGGGGGGTACGGTCCAGACTAGTGTAGACAACAACTGCATCCTCATG ATCCGGCTACCCTCTGGGGAGTCCATGCGGGAGCGCTTCCCTGCCGACGCCCCTCTGCGCAGCGTGATGGAGCACATCTCCGGGCGCTACCCCTCCCTGgcctccttttccctcctccaGGGGTTCCCACGGAAACGCTTTGGGGAGGCGGAACTGGCTTGCTCCCTGCGCTCCCTGGGCCTCACGCCCAACGCCGCCCTCTGTATCCAGACCACGCCCCCAGAGACACCCCAGGATCCGGCCAGCCCAGCTGCCCGCCTCTTATTGGgccaggaggaggtggtggttcCACCCCCTGCGCTTCCGCAGCCCCAGATACCAGAgctggaggaggaagggatggaggatcCCGCTCGGCCCTCACCTCTGCCTCACCAGCTGTGGGAAGAAGCAGTGGGCTACGCAGGCATCCCTGGTGTTGGGCCCCCAATGACCGGACCTTCTCACTCCTGGG GACGGGGCCAGAAGCTGAATCCTGGTGATGCAGAGGAGGCTGCCAGCTCAGATGATGAAGAGATGCCAGAAGGGGGTAGAGAGCCGCCCTTCTTCCTCAATG CAGATATGCCCCGATTACCCTTCTTCCCAGAGAACCGGCTGCGTGGAGTGCTGGAGCCCAGACACCACTGGCCAGACCAGGGCAACAGACTTAG ATGCAAACGTGGTTGTGTCTCACCCAGGGAGGGGGTGGCAGAGGATCCAGCAGTGGAGCCAGAGGAGGCTGCAGGTTGTGTGGTGCCGGGGGCAGCGGGCCAGGCTGCAGTAGAGCGCCTCCAGAGAGCTGCCCAGGACGACCCCCAGGCCACTCAAGGTCACCCATCCCCCCCCAAGAAACCCTTCAGGACGCCCAGTGTCCCCTCCCTCTGTGTCATGGCCACCCGGGCCACAGTCAACCTCATGACAG CTCCCAGCATGCAGTACAGCAGCAGTCTGTCGTGTCTGACCCCTGAACTGGCCGAGCTCCTGCTCAGTCACATGTCCCGCGAGAGGCTCCTTCGCCCGCGCACCCTGGAACTCTTTTTCGGCTGCCCGATGCAGAAGTTTGTCCTCAACTGCTACCCGTACTCCACCAACGAGCTGCTCCGGCAGCTACGGGCCTTCACTGCACTGAAGCACCTGAGCCTGGTCAACTCTCCTCTCATCACAG ACGCAGGCCTCTCTGTGCTGTGCAGCCTACTGAAACTGCAGCACCTGAACCTGGCCTCATGTAGCAAGCTAACAGACTCCTGTCTGCAACACATCACAG GCTTGAAGAGCCTGTCTTTCCTGTCGCTAGACCAGACCAAAGTAAGCGATGTAGGGATGGTGCTGTACCTGCAGTCTGCTCCTTCGACACTCACCCAGCTTAGTCTGAACCAGACCTCTATCACGGAGGCCACCCTGGCAGCGCTGCCCGCCTGTGTGCCCCAGCTACGACTGCTCAGCATCAAACACACTAAG GTGAGTGACGTGTCGGCCCTGGCTGAGCTTCCCAGCCTGCAGACCCTCTACCTGGACGGCACGGCGGTGAGGGAGGGCTCTCTGGAGCACCTGGCCACCCACTCCGCCCTCTCTGCCCTCAGCGTGGCTGGCATCTCCGTCGCTGATGGCAACAACGTTCTCCAGATCATCTCAG GTCTCCGGCTGACCCAGCTGACCCTGCCTGGACGCCACTCGGTGACGGACGCCGGCCTGGCCTTCCTCTCCAGACTGTCCCTGTTGTCCGAGCTGGACCTTACTGACTACACATACGTCACCGACCAGGGGGTCACCCAGCTGGCTACCATGACCAG GCTGAAGAGGCTGTCGCTCAGCAACACCCAGGTGACGGACGCGGGGCTGCCCTCGCTGCGCTGTCTGCAGGAGCTGCTGGAGCTGTGTCTGGACCGCACGGCCGTCACCAGCCGAGGAGTGGCCGCCCTCGTCACCGGTCTGCCACACCTGCAG GTATTAAGCTTGGCCAGTACTCAGGTGGGCGACACGGTCGTGAGGAGAGGTCTGGTCCACTGTGTTCAGCTCTTCAAGCTCAACCTCAGCCGGACACGCATCACTGACCACG GACTGAAGTTCCTGAAGTGCATGTGTCTGACCCAGGTGAACCTGGACGGCTCGGGCGTGACCCTATTGGGCATCGCCAACCTGGTCGCCTCCTGTCCCCACATCACCAGCATCAGGGCCAGCAACCCGCGAGCCATCCCCCCTGACCAGGTCTCCGACGACAACGACGGTGACAATCAGTAG
- the LOC111953552 gene encoding uncharacterized protein isoform X6: MDSTPTIGELFHTLCEMGFSEEQIQSAVQAGHFSVPDAAEWLLQGENLRHKLVKNPSQPVSTAFAAFNPPKDAGSSCPPSTSHSQTSPNDSRGPSLVLGPTQPTSPSTDTPPLESRIRQDKSDFQEQQRMRVANEARNERRQKKQERELVLKRIAEDRRSLQEKKTQPSASTETTSPPGSSQGQRLGGTVQTSVDNNCILMIRLPSGESMRERFPADAPLRSVMEHISGRYPSLASFSLLQGFPRKRFGEAELACSLRSLGLTPNAALCIQTTPPETPQDPASPAARLLLGQEEVVVPPPALPQPQIPELEEEGMEDPARPSPLPHQLWEEAVGYAGIPGVGPPMTGPSHSWGRGQKLNPGDAEEAASSDDEEMPEGGREPPFFLNENRLRGVLEPRHHWPDQGNRLREGVAEDPAVEPEEAAGCVVPGAAGQAAVERLQRAAQDDPQATQGHPSPPKKPFRTPSVPSLCVMATRATVNLMTAPSMQYSSSLSCLTPELAELLLSHMSRERLLRPRTLELFFGCPMQKFVLNCYPYSTNELLRQLRAFTALKHLSLVNSPLITDAGLSVLCSLLKLQHLNLASCSKLTDSCLQHITGLKSLSFLSLDQTKVSDVGMVLYLQSAPSTLTQLSLNQTSITEATLAALPACVPQLRLLSIKHTKVSDVSALAELPSLQTLYLDGTAVREGSLEHLATHSALSALSVAGISVADGNNVLQIISGLRLTQLTLPGRHSVTDAGLAFLSRLSLLSELDLTDYTYVTDQGVTQLATMTRLKRLSLSNTQVTDAGLPSLRCLQELLELCLDRTAVTSRGVAALVTGLPHLQVLSLASTQVGDTVVRRGLVHCVQLFKLNLSRTRITDHGLKFLKCMCLTQVNLDGSGVTLLGIANLVASCPHITSIRASNPRAIPPDQVSDDNDGDNQ; this comes from the exons ATGGATTCCACTCCG ACTATCGGAGAGTTGTTCCATACCCTGTGTGAGATGGGCTTCAGTGAGGAGCAGATCCAGTCTGCCGTGCAGGCAGGACACTTCTCAGTGCCTGATGCAGCTGAGTG GCTTTTacaaggtgaaaatctgaggcACAAGCTGGTCAAAAATCCATCCCAGCCAGTTTCAACGGCGTTCGCTGCATTTAACCCTCCCAAAGATGCGGGGAGCTCTTGCCCCCCAAGCACATCACACTCACAGACATCGCCCAATGACAGTAGAG GCCCCTCTTTAGTCCTGGGACCCACGCAACCCACCAGCCCATCCACAGACACCCCACCGCTGGAGTCACGTATCAGGCAGGACAAGAGTGACTTTCAGGAGCAGCAGAGGATGCGTGTGGCCAACGAGGCCAGGAACGAGAGGAGGCAGAAGAAACAG GAGCGTGAGCTGGTGCTGAAGCGTATTGCTGAGGACCGGAGGAGCTTACAGGAGAAGAAGACCCAGCCGAGCGCCTCCACTGAGACCACGTCCCCCCCTGGCAGCAGCCAAGGCCAGAGGCTGGGGGGTACGGTCCAGACTAGTGTAGACAACAACTGCATCCTCATG ATCCGGCTACCCTCTGGGGAGTCCATGCGGGAGCGCTTCCCTGCCGACGCCCCTCTGCGCAGCGTGATGGAGCACATCTCCGGGCGCTACCCCTCCCTGgcctccttttccctcctccaGGGGTTCCCACGGAAACGCTTTGGGGAGGCGGAACTGGCTTGCTCCCTGCGCTCCCTGGGCCTCACGCCCAACGCCGCCCTCTGTATCCAGACCACGCCCCCAGAGACACCCCAGGATCCGGCCAGCCCAGCTGCCCGCCTCTTATTGGgccaggaggaggtggtggttcCACCCCCTGCGCTTCCGCAGCCCCAGATACCAGAgctggaggaggaagggatggaggatcCCGCTCGGCCCTCACCTCTGCCTCACCAGCTGTGGGAAGAAGCAGTGGGCTACGCAGGCATCCCTGGTGTTGGGCCCCCAATGACCGGACCTTCTCACTCCTGGG GACGGGGCCAGAAGCTGAATCCTGGTGATGCAGAGGAGGCTGCCAGCTCAGATGATGAAGAGATGCCAGAAGGGGGTAGAGAGCCGCCCTTCTTCCTCAATG AGAACCGGCTGCGTGGAGTGCTGGAGCCCAGACACCACTGGCCAGACCAGGGCAACAGACTTAG GGAGGGGGTGGCAGAGGATCCAGCAGTGGAGCCAGAGGAGGCTGCAGGTTGTGTGGTGCCGGGGGCAGCGGGCCAGGCTGCAGTAGAGCGCCTCCAGAGAGCTGCCCAGGACGACCCCCAGGCCACTCAAGGTCACCCATCCCCCCCCAAGAAACCCTTCAGGACGCCCAGTGTCCCCTCCCTCTGTGTCATGGCCACCCGGGCCACAGTCAACCTCATGACAG CTCCCAGCATGCAGTACAGCAGCAGTCTGTCGTGTCTGACCCCTGAACTGGCCGAGCTCCTGCTCAGTCACATGTCCCGCGAGAGGCTCCTTCGCCCGCGCACCCTGGAACTCTTTTTCGGCTGCCCGATGCAGAAGTTTGTCCTCAACTGCTACCCGTACTCCACCAACGAGCTGCTCCGGCAGCTACGGGCCTTCACTGCACTGAAGCACCTGAGCCTGGTCAACTCTCCTCTCATCACAG ACGCAGGCCTCTCTGTGCTGTGCAGCCTACTGAAACTGCAGCACCTGAACCTGGCCTCATGTAGCAAGCTAACAGACTCCTGTCTGCAACACATCACAG GCTTGAAGAGCCTGTCTTTCCTGTCGCTAGACCAGACCAAAGTAAGCGATGTAGGGATGGTGCTGTACCTGCAGTCTGCTCCTTCGACACTCACCCAGCTTAGTCTGAACCAGACCTCTATCACGGAGGCCACCCTGGCAGCGCTGCCCGCCTGTGTGCCCCAGCTACGACTGCTCAGCATCAAACACACTAAG GTGAGTGACGTGTCGGCCCTGGCTGAGCTTCCCAGCCTGCAGACCCTCTACCTGGACGGCACGGCGGTGAGGGAGGGCTCTCTGGAGCACCTGGCCACCCACTCCGCCCTCTCTGCCCTCAGCGTGGCTGGCATCTCCGTCGCTGATGGCAACAACGTTCTCCAGATCATCTCAG GTCTCCGGCTGACCCAGCTGACCCTGCCTGGACGCCACTCGGTGACGGACGCCGGCCTGGCCTTCCTCTCCAGACTGTCCCTGTTGTCCGAGCTGGACCTTACTGACTACACATACGTCACCGACCAGGGGGTCACCCAGCTGGCTACCATGACCAG GCTGAAGAGGCTGTCGCTCAGCAACACCCAGGTGACGGACGCGGGGCTGCCCTCGCTGCGCTGTCTGCAGGAGCTGCTGGAGCTGTGTCTGGACCGCACGGCCGTCACCAGCCGAGGAGTGGCCGCCCTCGTCACCGGTCTGCCACACCTGCAG GTATTAAGCTTGGCCAGTACTCAGGTGGGCGACACGGTCGTGAGGAGAGGTCTGGTCCACTGTGTTCAGCTCTTCAAGCTCAACCTCAGCCGGACACGCATCACTGACCACG GACTGAAGTTCCTGAAGTGCATGTGTCTGACCCAGGTGAACCTGGACGGCTCGGGCGTGACCCTATTGGGCATCGCCAACCTGGTCGCCTCCTGTCCCCACATCACCAGCATCAGGGCCAGCAACCCGCGAGCCATCCCCCCTGACCAGGTCTCCGACGACAACGACGGTGACAATCAGTAG
- the LOC111953552 gene encoding uncharacterized protein isoform X3, which produces MDSTPTIGELFHTLCEMGFSEEQIQSAVQAGHFSVPDAAEWLLQGENLRHKLVKNPSQPVSTAFAAFNPPKDAGSSCPPSTSHSQTSPNDSRGPSLVLGPTQPTSPSTDTPPLESRIRQDKSDFQEQQRMRVANEARNERRQKKQERELVLKRIAEDRRSLQEKKTQPSASTETTSPPGSSQGQRLGGTVQTSVDNNCILMIRLPSGESMRERFPADAPLRSVMEHISGRYPSLASFSLLQGFPRKRFGEAELACSLRSLGLTPNAALCIQTTPPETPQDPASPAARLLLGQEEVVVPPPALPQPQIPELEEEGMEDPARPSPLPHQLWEEAVGYAGIPGVGPPMTGPSHSWGRGQKLNPGDAEEAASSDDEEMPEGGREPPFFLNADMPRLPFFPENRLRGVLEPRHHWPDQGNRLREGVAEDPAVEPEEAAGCVVPGAAGQAAVERLQRAAQDDPQATQGHPSPPKKPFRTPSVPSLCVMATRATVNLMTAPSMQYSSSLSCLTPELAELLLSHMSRERLLRPRTLELFFGCPMQKFVLNCYPYSTNELLRQLRAFTALKHLSLVNSPLITDAGLSVLCSLLKLQHLNLASCSKLTDSCLQHITGLKSLSFLSLDQTKVSDVGMVLYLQSAPSTLTQLSLNQTSITEATLAALPACVPQLRLLSIKHTKVSDVSALAELPSLQTLYLDGTAVREGSLEHLATHSALSALSVAGISVADGNNVLQIISGLRLTQLTLPGRHSVTDAGLAFLSRLSLLSELDLTDYTYVTDQGVTQLATMTRLKRLSLSNTQVTDAGLPSLRCLQELLELCLDRTAVTSRGVAALVTGLPHLQVLSLASTQVGDTVVRRGLVHCVQLFKLNLSRTRITDHGLKFLKCMCLTQVNLDGSGVTLLGIANLVASCPHITSIRASNPRAIPPDQVSDDNDGDNQ; this is translated from the exons ATGGATTCCACTCCG ACTATCGGAGAGTTGTTCCATACCCTGTGTGAGATGGGCTTCAGTGAGGAGCAGATCCAGTCTGCCGTGCAGGCAGGACACTTCTCAGTGCCTGATGCAGCTGAGTG GCTTTTacaaggtgaaaatctgaggcACAAGCTGGTCAAAAATCCATCCCAGCCAGTTTCAACGGCGTTCGCTGCATTTAACCCTCCCAAAGATGCGGGGAGCTCTTGCCCCCCAAGCACATCACACTCACAGACATCGCCCAATGACAGTAGAG GCCCCTCTTTAGTCCTGGGACCCACGCAACCCACCAGCCCATCCACAGACACCCCACCGCTGGAGTCACGTATCAGGCAGGACAAGAGTGACTTTCAGGAGCAGCAGAGGATGCGTGTGGCCAACGAGGCCAGGAACGAGAGGAGGCAGAAGAAACAG GAGCGTGAGCTGGTGCTGAAGCGTATTGCTGAGGACCGGAGGAGCTTACAGGAGAAGAAGACCCAGCCGAGCGCCTCCACTGAGACCACGTCCCCCCCTGGCAGCAGCCAAGGCCAGAGGCTGGGGGGTACGGTCCAGACTAGTGTAGACAACAACTGCATCCTCATG ATCCGGCTACCCTCTGGGGAGTCCATGCGGGAGCGCTTCCCTGCCGACGCCCCTCTGCGCAGCGTGATGGAGCACATCTCCGGGCGCTACCCCTCCCTGgcctccttttccctcctccaGGGGTTCCCACGGAAACGCTTTGGGGAGGCGGAACTGGCTTGCTCCCTGCGCTCCCTGGGCCTCACGCCCAACGCCGCCCTCTGTATCCAGACCACGCCCCCAGAGACACCCCAGGATCCGGCCAGCCCAGCTGCCCGCCTCTTATTGGgccaggaggaggtggtggttcCACCCCCTGCGCTTCCGCAGCCCCAGATACCAGAgctggaggaggaagggatggaggatcCCGCTCGGCCCTCACCTCTGCCTCACCAGCTGTGGGAAGAAGCAGTGGGCTACGCAGGCATCCCTGGTGTTGGGCCCCCAATGACCGGACCTTCTCACTCCTGGG GACGGGGCCAGAAGCTGAATCCTGGTGATGCAGAGGAGGCTGCCAGCTCAGATGATGAAGAGATGCCAGAAGGGGGTAGAGAGCCGCCCTTCTTCCTCAATG CAGATATGCCCCGATTACCCTTCTTCCCAGAGAACCGGCTGCGTGGAGTGCTGGAGCCCAGACACCACTGGCCAGACCAGGGCAACAGACTTAG GGAGGGGGTGGCAGAGGATCCAGCAGTGGAGCCAGAGGAGGCTGCAGGTTGTGTGGTGCCGGGGGCAGCGGGCCAGGCTGCAGTAGAGCGCCTCCAGAGAGCTGCCCAGGACGACCCCCAGGCCACTCAAGGTCACCCATCCCCCCCCAAGAAACCCTTCAGGACGCCCAGTGTCCCCTCCCTCTGTGTCATGGCCACCCGGGCCACAGTCAACCTCATGACAG CTCCCAGCATGCAGTACAGCAGCAGTCTGTCGTGTCTGACCCCTGAACTGGCCGAGCTCCTGCTCAGTCACATGTCCCGCGAGAGGCTCCTTCGCCCGCGCACCCTGGAACTCTTTTTCGGCTGCCCGATGCAGAAGTTTGTCCTCAACTGCTACCCGTACTCCACCAACGAGCTGCTCCGGCAGCTACGGGCCTTCACTGCACTGAAGCACCTGAGCCTGGTCAACTCTCCTCTCATCACAG ACGCAGGCCTCTCTGTGCTGTGCAGCCTACTGAAACTGCAGCACCTGAACCTGGCCTCATGTAGCAAGCTAACAGACTCCTGTCTGCAACACATCACAG GCTTGAAGAGCCTGTCTTTCCTGTCGCTAGACCAGACCAAAGTAAGCGATGTAGGGATGGTGCTGTACCTGCAGTCTGCTCCTTCGACACTCACCCAGCTTAGTCTGAACCAGACCTCTATCACGGAGGCCACCCTGGCAGCGCTGCCCGCCTGTGTGCCCCAGCTACGACTGCTCAGCATCAAACACACTAAG GTGAGTGACGTGTCGGCCCTGGCTGAGCTTCCCAGCCTGCAGACCCTCTACCTGGACGGCACGGCGGTGAGGGAGGGCTCTCTGGAGCACCTGGCCACCCACTCCGCCCTCTCTGCCCTCAGCGTGGCTGGCATCTCCGTCGCTGATGGCAACAACGTTCTCCAGATCATCTCAG GTCTCCGGCTGACCCAGCTGACCCTGCCTGGACGCCACTCGGTGACGGACGCCGGCCTGGCCTTCCTCTCCAGACTGTCCCTGTTGTCCGAGCTGGACCTTACTGACTACACATACGTCACCGACCAGGGGGTCACCCAGCTGGCTACCATGACCAG GCTGAAGAGGCTGTCGCTCAGCAACACCCAGGTGACGGACGCGGGGCTGCCCTCGCTGCGCTGTCTGCAGGAGCTGCTGGAGCTGTGTCTGGACCGCACGGCCGTCACCAGCCGAGGAGTGGCCGCCCTCGTCACCGGTCTGCCACACCTGCAG GTATTAAGCTTGGCCAGTACTCAGGTGGGCGACACGGTCGTGAGGAGAGGTCTGGTCCACTGTGTTCAGCTCTTCAAGCTCAACCTCAGCCGGACACGCATCACTGACCACG GACTGAAGTTCCTGAAGTGCATGTGTCTGACCCAGGTGAACCTGGACGGCTCGGGCGTGACCCTATTGGGCATCGCCAACCTGGTCGCCTCCTGTCCCCACATCACCAGCATCAGGGCCAGCAACCCGCGAGCCATCCCCCCTGACCAGGTCTCCGACGACAACGACGGTGACAATCAGTAG